One window of the Brevundimonas goettingensis genome contains the following:
- a CDS encoding cytochrome c-type biogenesis protein, which produces MRTAAIAFGFALLAGAVMAEPAAAPDQPLTSASQEARAQRLFQDIRCVVCQHESIADSPAGIAADMRRLVREEITSGATDKSIREDLVRRWGDYILFKPPVKAATWLLWFGPLLLVLIVGAAFAVLSLRKKPVTAPLSPEEERRLEELLHPEGVRPDPDATSSHD; this is translated from the coding sequence GTGAGAACCGCCGCGATCGCCTTCGGTTTCGCACTTCTCGCCGGCGCGGTGATGGCCGAACCCGCCGCCGCGCCCGACCAGCCCTTGACCTCCGCATCGCAGGAAGCGCGGGCTCAAAGACTGTTCCAGGACATCCGCTGCGTCGTCTGCCAGCACGAGTCCATCGCCGACAGCCCGGCCGGCATTGCCGCCGACATGCGCCGCCTCGTGCGTGAGGAGATCACGTCGGGCGCCACCGACAAATCGATCCGTGAGGATCTGGTTCGCCGCTGGGGCGACTACATCCTGTTCAAGCCGCCGGTGAAGGCCGCGACCTGGCTGCTCTGGTTCGGGCCGCTGCTGCTGGTGCTGATCGTGGGCGCGGCCTTCGCCGTCCTGTCCTTGCGCAAAAAGCCCGTGACGGCCCCGCTTTCGCCCGAGGAGGAGCGGCGGCTGGAGGAACTTCTCCACCCGGAAGGAGTTCGCCCCGATCCTGACGCAACTTCGTCCCACGACTGA